From Thermosinus carboxydivorans Nor1, a single genomic window includes:
- a CDS encoding carbon-nitrogen family hydrolase — protein sequence MRIALVQMKVIAGAVAENRRRGLALAQEGAARADVVVLPEIWTTGYALREVDKWAEDVEGLTISEMSNISRKYGAYIIAGSIPLRKNGKVYNGAVVIGPDGNVAAEYRKIHLFSMMGEERFFAAGDRRCTFNLKGVTAGIAICYDLRFPELFRVLALDGAQIVFLPAEWPTARGEHWHLLSRTRAIENQVFLCVVNCVGEHKGNPFYGHSMLIGPSGEVLAEGGEEETILYAEADFALVAKAREKMSVWQDRRPEVYL from the coding sequence ATGCGCATTGCATTAGTACAGATGAAAGTAATCGCCGGCGCCGTCGCGGAAAATCGCCGCCGCGGGCTGGCGTTAGCCCAGGAAGGAGCAGCCCGGGCGGATGTTGTCGTCCTACCGGAGATTTGGACAACAGGGTATGCCCTGCGGGAAGTGGACAAGTGGGCCGAGGATGTTGAAGGTCTGACTATCAGTGAAATGTCAAATATTTCCAGGAAATATGGCGCTTATATCATCGCCGGCTCTATTCCATTACGAAAAAACGGAAAAGTTTATAACGGCGCGGTAGTAATAGGTCCGGACGGAAATGTTGCCGCCGAGTACCGAAAGATCCACCTCTTCAGTATGATGGGAGAAGAACGCTTTTTTGCCGCCGGTGATCGCCGGTGTACTTTTAATTTAAAGGGGGTCACTGCGGGCATTGCGATTTGCTATGACTTGCGATTCCCTGAACTGTTTCGGGTACTGGCGTTAGATGGAGCCCAAATTGTTTTTCTGCCGGCGGAATGGCCGACTGCCCGGGGCGAGCACTGGCATTTGTTAAGCCGTACCCGGGCTATCGAAAACCAGGTGTTTCTCTGCGTTGTCAATTGTGTTGGCGAGCACAAGGGGAATCCTTTCTACGGCCATTCGATGCTTATCGGGCCGTCAGGAGAGGTTTTGGCGGAAGGCGGAGAGGAAGAAACGATCCTATATGCCGAGGCCGACTTTGCGTTAGTCGCGAAGGCGCGGGAGAAAATGTCGGTCTGGCAGGACCGGCGGCCGGAGGTGTACTTATGA
- a CDS encoding YqeG family HAD IIIA-type phosphatase, with protein sequence MYRLLCPDMTVNTLHEIDLNDLERLGICGIIFDLDNTIVPWNSLEMCPRITDWLNEVQARGFKVAIVSNNWQKRVKEIAQRFNLPFVSRAYKPAKAGFRRALAVLGVQPHQAAVVGDQLFTDILGGNRLGLYTIWVKPLTTKEFIGTRIHRQFEKLAVLLLRAKGLMK encoded by the coding sequence TTGTACAGACTGTTGTGTCCAGATATGACGGTCAACACATTGCACGAGATTGATCTGAATGATCTGGAAAGGCTTGGTATTTGCGGCATTATTTTCGATTTGGACAATACCATTGTTCCGTGGAACAGTCTGGAAATGTGTCCGCGCATCACCGACTGGCTGAATGAAGTACAGGCTAGAGGATTTAAGGTCGCTATCGTGTCCAATAACTGGCAGAAAAGGGTTAAAGAGATTGCTCAGCGGTTTAACCTTCCCTTTGTTTCGCGCGCGTATAAACCCGCCAAAGCGGGTTTTCGCCGGGCTCTAGCTGTCTTAGGCGTTCAGCCCCACCAGGCGGCTGTGGTCGGTGACCAGTTGTTTACCGACATTTTGGGCGGCAACCGCCTTGGCCTTTATACCATTTGGGTGAAGCCGCTGACGACGAAGGAGTTTATCGGCACAAGAATCCATAGACAGTTCGAAAAACTTGCCGTACTGCTTTTACGGGCAAAAGGACTTATGAAATAA
- a CDS encoding DUF4127 family protein, with protein sequence MKKFLFILAVLLFITATSTAWAKAILYVPIDNRPVSLAYPTDTVKAANFDILSPPIEYLASAGQSGDPERLWQWLEKNANNADAMVLSADSLIYGGLVDSRTHDFSSVVLEWRLQRFNKLKAIAPDARIYVFTTIMRTPRASNGGVEPLYYATYGGQIFQLTALQDKAEVQGLTGEEQAMLETAAKAVPPEFLADWFKRRGKNYKVNAGLINLTKAGKIDFLLVGRDDTSPFSQSHKESRLLAKLAEGLSADQYASFPGADQLGMVLLARAYNELTNQKPIVKIEYALGKGPATLASYEDQPIDRTILELIKAAGAEVANGRVKPDLLLAVNTPLTGNTPEAEIFDNIAMPSQTVSQFVDAIERGIQAGTPVAVADIAFANGADNSLLHELFARGLLDKLHAYSGWNTASNTLGYAVGQGMLAREMPLDERKRLLAIRYLDDWAYQANLRKEIYRELLYSHQSYSEFIGELEPQIAQETERRIRQFAQQYLLAPPEKIHISFPWHRMFEISVEIDPKQPAN encoded by the coding sequence ATGAAAAAGTTTCTCTTCATCTTAGCGGTTTTGCTGTTCATTACGGCCACATCAACAGCTTGGGCCAAGGCCATTCTTTATGTGCCAATAGACAACCGACCGGTTTCTTTAGCTTATCCGACAGATACTGTCAAAGCGGCCAATTTTGACATTCTGTCGCCACCAATCGAATATTTGGCAAGTGCTGGGCAAAGCGGCGATCCGGAAAGACTGTGGCAATGGTTAGAGAAAAATGCCAATAACGCTGACGCCATGGTTTTGTCGGCCGATTCGTTGATATATGGCGGATTAGTAGATTCGCGAACGCATGACTTTAGCAGCGTTGTACTCGAATGGCGGTTGCAGCGGTTCAATAAGCTTAAGGCAATAGCGCCGGACGCGCGCATTTATGTATTTACTACGATCATGCGAACACCCCGTGCCAGTAATGGCGGAGTTGAGCCTTTATATTACGCAACCTATGGCGGACAAATTTTTCAGCTGACCGCTCTGCAAGATAAAGCAGAGGTACAAGGCTTGACGGGCGAAGAACAAGCGATGTTGGAAACGGCGGCCAAAGCCGTTCCGCCAGAATTTCTCGCTGACTGGTTTAAGCGGCGGGGGAAAAATTATAAAGTAAACGCCGGCCTTATTAACCTGACGAAAGCGGGCAAAATCGACTTTTTGCTCGTTGGCCGCGATGATACTTCCCCATTTTCGCAGTCGCACAAGGAAAGCCGCCTGCTGGCCAAACTGGCTGAAGGCTTATCGGCTGACCAATACGCCTCGTTTCCTGGTGCCGATCAGCTGGGGATGGTGCTGCTTGCGCGCGCGTATAATGAATTAACCAACCAGAAGCCGATTGTAAAAATTGAATATGCCTTAGGGAAGGGACCGGCGACTCTTGCCAGTTATGAAGATCAGCCGATTGACCGCACAATTCTCGAACTTATCAAGGCGGCAGGTGCAGAGGTAGCCAATGGTCGGGTAAAACCGGACCTCCTTCTGGCGGTGAACACCCCGCTGACGGGAAATACGCCTGAGGCCGAAATATTCGATAATATTGCCATGCCTTCGCAAACTGTCAGCCAATTCGTCGACGCCATCGAACGCGGCATACAAGCCGGAACGCCTGTAGCAGTCGCCGATATCGCTTTTGCCAATGGCGCCGACAATTCTTTGCTGCACGAATTATTTGCCCGTGGTTTGCTCGACAAGCTCCACGCATACTCGGGCTGGAACACGGCGAGCAATACGCTGGGCTATGCCGTCGGCCAAGGCATGCTGGCCAGGGAAATGCCGCTTGACGAACGCAAACGGCTTCTAGCGATTCGCTATCTGGACGATTGGGCTTATCAGGCCAACCTGCGAAAAGAAATTTACCGAGAACTATTATATTCCCACCAAAGTTACTCGGAGTTCATCGGCGAGTTGGAACCGCAAATTGCTCAGGAAACGGAAAGGAGAATCCGCCAGTTTGCCCAGCAATATCTGTTAGCGCCGCCGGAGAAGATCCATATATCGTTTCCCTGGCATCGGATGTTTGAAATAAGTGTGGAAATCGATCCAAAACAGCCGGCAAACTAA